CGCAGGATGGTTGCATTTTTCCGATTCAGATACAGGCTTCCTCCTCTAATCGGATGACCACCCCGTCCCAATTCATGGTAGTTGCAGTGGCAATTTTTTTAGCTCTGTAATATCTTCCTTTAGTTTACTGGATTTACTGTAGGATATTATTGTGATTTATATTcgatctccctccctctttctttttgctAAAGTGCTTCCCTTCTGgtcatatattttttccaatCTAAATGAGATTTGGCTGCGGAGTGCTGAAAGGGGTTGAAAAACGTCTTATTCTGGAGAAACTGAGACGCATTTCTTTGGACGCAAGGAGACCTCGGATAAGTAAAGCTGCGACCAAGTTTTTTATCAACCATTAGGAGCCATTTATGCTAACGTAACATTTTTCAAATACGTATTCCTTCTACACCCTTGGACAGCATATGAGATACGTTGGAAGTTCATATGCAGATAAAAATACTACTTCCCAGAATCAATCCTGCTCTTCGGATGATGAACATAGAAACAAACCCATAAAGGGCACTAATAGTTACAGTGCTTAGAGTATGGATTGGAACTCCTAATtagatattttttatgtttaaaaagcTAAATATTCAGCCCTAGTTGCTAATCAAGGAAGGATTAAAGTAAAATCTCGATGAGTGCGTTGCTAGTATTGATGGCAGAAGACGCTCATATTcgtgaaattgaaaatgaattataagaaaaagataaaagcaaaaaaaaagaaagacatgaaTTGCTAACGGAGTTCAAGACATGAGCGAAGcagtaaagcaaaaaaaaaggggtGGCCTTGCAACCCCATGTCATAGCAGATCTTGTCCACAAAAAACACAATGGGCACTAGGTCTATCTCAATTTCTAGACAATAATAAGCTGAAGTCTTTCATAGGCAGCAGGACATCTGATTTCTGAGCATAATTCGGTACATGGAAGGTCAATGTCTACACCTCGATCTGCTCCCTCAACCGACGAATGGTACTCCTAACGGTAACGGCACTCGCAGTGCttcaaacaataaacaaaagaaagttaaCAAACAACTAGTCATGAACCAAAGAAGGCTAAAACACAAGTACTCCTATAAAAAAGCAAAGAAGTGTCTAATTAATGCATTAGACTTTCTGTAGCGACTAGTGAGCGCAAGAAAAgcattttcttttgtgaaaatacCTTCAAACTCGAAAGGTATGGCAATGGAGTCCACAAAACGAAAACTTGATAGGTTACCAAAAAATGTAACTCACTTTAATGTGTAGGCACCTCCAGCTTTCACTTTGCCACAGTCCTTGCATCCCCAGATGCCCACTGCTTTCCTCTTCACTGCAAACTGCATAATGTCCAAAATTGCAAACATATTACTCGATGGACTAAAGTGTGCCGACAGACTTCTTCCGTAATGAAAAGATATACTCAAACCGACAGAAGCCTCGAACTAACAAAATGTCTTATTGTAGCACTTACCTTGCCACAGAAGTCACAGAAATACTTGGCATGCTGACTCACTTCCATTTTTTTGATCTGCTTACGCAGACTGGCACCATATCTTGTGCCTGAAATCGGCACCAAAGTGACAAGTCAAGAGAAGAACTTTAGAAACCCAAGACGAACTGACCATTGACAAAAAGTTTGAGATGCCGTACAGAAATTAATTTGCAAATAGGAAGGACAGCTCAAAGCCCATTGAGGTGCAAATGGACACAAGACGTACTCAAAGCCACTAATATCTAGTGAAGATTTAtgtagaaattttaattttgaaacaGCAATGCTTACCGTATTTGCCAACAATTCCAACCTTCTTTGTACGCTTTGTCTACAAAACAGTAGTTATAAGTTAAAGTTAGTATAACACCATGAATACATGCATATAACATAGGCACATGCAATCAATGGAAAAGGACAATCTACCGTGTTCACAAACCAATCAGTCAATCTTGAACAAAACAATCTTGACTTGGTGACTTGGCAGTATGATTTGATCATTCAAACAAACAACAGTAATCAAACAAACATGAACATGCTCATACAAGTTAACATATACCACATGGAAAAAGACAGCGTACATTATTTATGATACATTGcaagagaaaggagagaatAAATACAAATGATCATGGCCTTATGAATTTGGCAAGAGACATGAAATGGGAAGAAATATGCAAAGGCATTCTAGTATAGAGGCTGCACCACCAGAGTCTCAAACTAAGCGTTCAACTAATCGTCACGGAAAAATCTATAAATAATACACCAAGGCACAGGAAGACCTAATAAGCCTGAGGCCATTGCTGTGTAATACTAACAACTTGTAGCGGGACAAGTccataaataaaagaaaatgtaccAACAATATTACATGTctatcagaaaaaaaatatttaatcacTCACGTACCTTCTTGGACAAAAATACATAAGGTCCTACATCACAAGTATGAAGAAATTAGGAAAACCGTGCATAGAATGATTGTTCTAGTATGAAGAACTTCCTATGCGCCTAGAATGTTCTTATTTCATATATAGTCGACCCAAAGAAGTCACCAACAAATAATTGAGTTGCAGATAACTATGTATTGTAGCATCATGTTCAATAGTACCTACCCTGACAACAGGATTTTAATAACTTAGCTGATTGTTATTCTTGAATGCAGCATATCCTATAGATCTATATGCACTTTCAGTGATCCATTAAGCACACAGCAGTTGTTAAAATCAAAACCAGAAAACATGAAGGAAGGAAGACGATAGTGCAGTCCTAAAAGGTAAGCCAGAATAGCATAAATTAAGAAAGCAAAATGGGCAGGTCTAATATATTATATTCACCAGACTTGAAGATGCTGAAAGGTTTACTCCTACTTTCACCAGAACAGAACCGAACGTATTTGGCCTTTCTCTCAGTTATATGTCACTGTTACCGCTAAGTATCAGGATTGAACCATAATGCCAGCTCCGGTTTGACGGTCATCACCGTTTCCATGGAAATTAGTAACAGCAGTAACAATCTTCAGCTAACAACCACTTTCTTCCAAGAGTTTTATCCGCAAAATTCGCACTAAACATATTAGGCCACACTGTTCACGCGATTCTGAACAAGAACTTATGTCGCCAGGTTAGATCCTCATGACTCAGCACCAACACAATAAGCTATAGTCATCTCCACAA
This window of the Nymphaea colorata isolate Beijing-Zhang1983 chromosome 2, ASM883128v2, whole genome shotgun sequence genome carries:
- the LOC116247659 gene encoding 60S ribosomal protein L37a-1 isoform X1, which produces MTKRTKKVGIVGKYGTRYGASLRKQIKKMEVSQHAKYFCDFCGKFAVKRKAVGIWGCKDCGKVKAGGAYTLNTASAVTVRSTIRRLREQIEV